A window of the Brassica oleracea var. oleracea cultivar TO1000 chromosome C1, BOL, whole genome shotgun sequence genome harbors these coding sequences:
- the LOC106337222 gene encoding glutathione S-transferase T3-like: MDLFSRDCSFQNLLNSQHPNTSFSFVSTQIPSVELSASDASVFGSQWTEDGNEEAETVSDRKERRKWSPTEDVVLISAWLNTSKDAVVGNEQKAIAFWKRIAGYFAASPKMDGLQKRHPTHCKQRWGKINEGVCKFVGCYEAATKQRSSGHNEDDVLKMAHEIYYNNYKVKFTLEHAWLELRHDQKWCGTQTTKDKVESKRRKLDDLSAQSSTSVAGEDEAMARPEGVKAAKAKGKKAVSKPATLEEEGREFKSIWETKQKDFALKDKLNKQKLVDSLIAKTEPLSELEIVLKNKLITDMLAS; encoded by the coding sequence ATGGATCTTTTTAGCCGAGATTGTAGCTTTCAAAATCTCTTAAACAGCCAACACCCAAACACCTCCTTCTCCTTTGTGTCTACTCAAATCCCTAGTGTAGAACTCTCTGCCTCGGATGCCTCTGTCTTCGGTTCACAATGGACTGAAGATGGCAATGAAGAGGCAGAGACTGTTTCTGACCGTAAAGAGAGGCGTAAATGGTCTCCAACAGAGGATGTTGTGCTCATAAGTGCATGGCTGAACACCTCCAAAGATGCAGTAGTCGGGAATGAGCAGAAAGCAATAGCTTTTTGGAAACGCATTGCTGGTTATTTTGCTGCGAGTCCTAAGATGGATGGTTTGCAAAAGAGACATCCAACGCACTGTAAACAGAGGTGGGGCAAGATTAACGAGGGGGTTTGTAAGTTCGTTGGCTGTTATGAAGCTGCAACGAAACAGAGATCGAGTGGACATAACGAGGATGACGTTTTGAAGATGGCTCACGAGATTTACTACAATAATTACAAGGTGAAGTTCACCTTGGAGCACGCATGGTTGGAGCTTCGCCATGATCAGAAGTGGTGTGGAACACAAACTACTAAAGATAAAGTTGAATCCAAGAGAAGGAAGTTAGACGACCTATCGGCTCAGTCATCAACCTCTGTTGCAGGAGAGGATGAAGCAATGGCTCGGCCAGAAGGTGTTAAAGCAGCAAAGGCGAAAGGAAAAAAGGCTGTTAGTAAGCCAGCGACTCTGGAAGAAGAAGGAAGGGAGTTCAAGAGTATCTGGGAGACTAAACAGAAAGACTTTGCTTTGAAAGATAAGCTTAACAAGCAGAAATTGGTTGATAGTCTAATTGCCAAGACTGAGCCACTTTCGGAACTAGAAATAGTTTTGAAAAATAAGCTTATAACCGACATGTTGGCAAGCTAG